One Scyliorhinus canicula chromosome 9, sScyCan1.1, whole genome shotgun sequence DNA segment encodes these proteins:
- the rep15 gene encoding rab15 effector protein, with protein sequence MWKKIMTDPNMRANIIKEILKTPEKYFIQQFNQSIIFASQRTIEYIGFKDPESNLKINNSMLTNIFLMTYIDRSIQCKLTESIICTKMTEEQAILLGIDWVWAVQDASSKNPKVQIAVQVIHMENKENQLMEKRFQLTESMKLARQESINKTHPEKISDFCSSIGKDCYGLFLFFGRKDDPKSILGILSNDFHTHLGYGQAVDDAFLLDCIEKAKTFVTPGRMLELILQNGGMPESLQPICVKFTQ encoded by the coding sequence ATGTGGAAGAAAATCATGACAGATCCAAATATGAGAGCAAACATAATAAAGGAGATCCTGAAAACAccggaaaaatattttattcaacagTTCAACCAGAGCATCATCTTTGCTTCCCAAAGAACCATAGAATACATTGGATTCAAGGATCCTGAGTCCAACCTGAAGATAAATAATTCAATGCTGACAAATATTTTCCTGATGACCTACATTGACCGAAGTATTCAGTGTAAACTGACTGAATCAATCATTTGTACAAAGATGACTGAAGAACAAGCCATCCTGTTGGGGATAGATTGGGTTTGGGCAGTGCAGGACGCGTCATCCAAAAACCCCAAGGTGCAGATTGCAGTGCAGGTCATTCACATGGAGAACAAGGAGAACCAGTTGATGGAGAAGAGATTTCAGCTCACTGAATCCATGAAGCTGGCGAGGCAAGAGTCAATCAACAAAACCCACCCTGAGAAAATCAGCGACTTCTGTTCATCCATTGGGAAAGACTGTTATGGgctctttcttttctttgggcgCAAGGACGACCCGAAGTCCATCTTGGGAATCCTGAGCAATGACTTCCACACGCACTTGGGATACGGCCAAGCAGTTGATGATGCTTTCCTgctggattgcattgagaaggccAAGACCTTTGTCACTCCAGGAAGAATGTTGGAGCTGATCCTTCAGAATGGAGGCATGCCAGAGAGCTTGCAACCAATCTGTGTCAAGTTTACTCAATAA